The following coding sequences lie in one Coxiella endosymbiont of Amblyomma americanum genomic window:
- a CDS encoding DNA recombination protein RmuC, with protein sequence MEFQSVLVIGFSTVIVIGIGMLIYQAIKKQSRIQKAIDQQLIVIQDRLKQVDEQRSFVQFLVSKQKKEQDEQRQRFDEYQIKSLKLIQDSLIQNIHSVREQVGASLSVHIENLGNRVDKLTCKTQERLEEISGHVDCKLTEGFEKTTETFTDVIKRLTIIDEAQKKIKELSSDIVSLQEILSNKHARGTFGEIQLTQLIHNVLPESNYALQHTLTNGKRCDCILFLPEPTGNIVVDAKFPLENYQKIYNTQLSEYDRANAERQFRSDIKKHIRDIAEKYIIPGETADGAVMFIPAEAVFAEIHSANYPDLVATAYQSRVWLVSPTTMMAILTTARAVLKDVATRKQVHIMQKHLIALSKDFNRFQKRMDNLSKHIKIVHEGILEIHRSSKKITSRFHKIEKVEIPLDVEVLTLENEKNLNV encoded by the coding sequence ATGGAATTTCAGTCAGTATTGGTTATCGGATTTTCTACTGTTATTGTAATAGGAATCGGTATGCTAATTTATCAAGCAATAAAAAAGCAATCTCGTATTCAGAAAGCAATTGATCAACAATTAATCGTTATTCAAGACCGATTAAAACAAGTAGATGAACAGAGAAGTTTTGTCCAATTTCTTGTTAGTAAGCAAAAAAAAGAACAAGATGAACAACGACAACGATTTGATGAATATCAAATAAAGAGTTTAAAATTGATACAAGATAGTTTAATACAAAATATACACAGTGTGCGTGAACAAGTGGGCGCTTCACTTTCTGTGCACATAGAAAACTTAGGGAATCGTGTGGATAAACTTACTTGTAAGACTCAAGAACGTTTAGAAGAAATTAGTGGACATGTAGACTGTAAATTAACAGAAGGATTTGAAAAAACTACCGAGACATTTACGGATGTTATAAAACGGCTCACAATAATAGATGAAGCACAGAAAAAAATTAAAGAATTGTCCAGTGATATTGTGAGTTTACAGGAAATATTATCTAATAAGCATGCTCGAGGCACTTTCGGAGAAATACAATTAACTCAATTAATTCATAACGTGTTACCAGAATCCAATTATGCATTACAGCATACTTTAACAAATGGTAAACGTTGTGATTGCATATTATTTTTGCCAGAACCAACAGGAAATATCGTAGTTGATGCAAAATTTCCTCTTGAAAATTACCAAAAAATTTATAACACTCAGCTATCGGAATACGACCGCGCCAATGCCGAAAGACAATTCCGTTCTGATATAAAAAAGCATATTCGAGACATAGCTGAAAAATATATTATTCCTGGAGAAACAGCTGATGGAGCTGTTATGTTTATTCCAGCGGAGGCAGTATTTGCTGAAATACATTCAGCTAATTATCCAGATCTAGTAGCAACCGCTTACCAATCCCGTGTATGGTTAGTATCTCCCACAACTATGATGGCCATACTTACTACCGCTCGTGCAGTTCTTAAAGATGTGGCCACTCGTAAACAAGTTCACATTATGCAAAAACATTTAATTGCTCTTAGCAAAGACTTTAATCGTTTTCAAAAAAGAATGGATAATTTATCAAAACATATCAAGATAGTGCATGAAGGTATTTTAGAAATACATAGGTCTTCTAAAAAAATTACTAGTCGATTTCATAAAATTGAAAAAGTAGAAATACCTTTAGATGTAGAGGTTCTTACTCTTGAAAACGAAAAAAATTTAAATGTATAA
- a CDS encoding NAD-glutamate dehydrogenase produces MVYDYTSSSEEIIENVISYAKEHITKNTDNLLTLFIQLFCNNLSIEDMQERAIEDVYGMIYSQWELMFHRRPKETKIRVFNPNYENDGWQSTHTIIQVVTNDMPFIVDSIRMEINRLGLTTHLMVHMGGVKISRNKKYQVNNIFAYHIESYKENTLEAPIYMEIDRQTDLKVLMDIQRNIRRVLRDVRMAVEDWELMQQRVRESVLTLDPMVMMQQPEEIMETKEFLTWLINNHFIFLGFRDYEMVGEGKERALQLVSGSGLGVLRDYAHSKMLRQYSNLPKAARNMALSTNRILILSKTNTMSTVHRPIYTDYIGIKRFNTAGELIGERRFIGLYTSNVYKSDPRAIPVIRLKVDAVLKRSRLPIKSYSGKDLLHILATLPRDDLFHATVDELFSWAIGILHLQERRRVRLFIRKDSYGRFMSCLVYVPRDNFTTDLVMRMQNILVKAFHGLDVTFTTYFSESILARVHFVIRINPRRSLKYDIKTLEEKLVAIGVSWEDEFYKYALEYFGEERGNNIFFRYRHAFPFSYREQFKAQQAVFDVLCIEKLSKLHQLEMSFYQPCGATKDVIRFKLFHLDFTVPLSDALPMLENMGLRVVGEQPYELTFSNERKVWINDFLMTYAKEPKFDIATVKIIFQEAYEKIWSGIAENDSLNRLVLAAQLTWREISVFRAYMKYFRQIAFTFSEGYIADTLVENSRVVRLLIELFKCYFNPEQTCKLKERQENIENIEKNIQKELDSVAVLDEDRILRRYLDLIHATLRTNYFQMEKNGNPKPYLSFKLSSSKISDIPLPLPKYEIFVYSPRFEGVHLRAAKVTRGGIRWSDRREDYRTEILGLMKAQQVKNSIIVPAGAKGGFYPKCLPEEGREEIIQEAIFCYRNFIRGLLDLTDNLKDGVIIPPNKVVSYDGPDPYLVVAADKGTATFSDIANSIAIEKGYWMGDAFASGGSTGYDHKKMGITAKGAWVAAKRHFQDLGINLDESEVTVVGIGDMSGDVFGNGMLLSKYIKLVAAFDHRNIFLDPNPHMRSSYQERLRLFHLPRSSWDDYDRDLLVKTGGGVYSRAAKAIKLSKEIRILLNIEKEIVVPNELIRFILQAPVDMIWNGGIGTYIKSSCEKNSDVGDRSNDNLRVNARSVRAQVICEGGNLGVTQLGRIEFESIGGKINTDFIDNSAGVDCSDHEVNIKILLNQIVASKSMTERQRNQLLASMTDEVAQLVLQNNYFQNKAISLASYLTIQDLNLNIRFLNTLEQEGKINRALEFLPDDHELLERRVSGMGLTRPELSILFAYSKNILKAKIKKTELVKDPYLSQYVSYAFPRPIRCQFSNQMQNHYLSKEIIATQLSNQLVSIMGITFIYQMQDEMSVSVSLITRAFVTALKIFKIEGLLKEIDALDYKVNSTVQYQINVDVIRLIRRATRWLLRHRRDAFNVSSTILHFQDHITAIYMRLPKLLLGADKLTMDEQKNVLISQNVPPALALRIAGITPLFHALNIVEAATTYHEEIFRVAKIYFMLVDRLDLCWFRNRINSYPVDNRWSALARSGYKGDLDWIQQELTVRVLLDTNSRSIPGKIKEWLARHDDITQRWQAILAAMHNTDEKDFAILFVAIRELFHLAANAKK; encoded by the coding sequence GTGGTATATGATTATACATCTTCCTCTGAGGAGATAATAGAAAACGTAATATCCTACGCCAAAGAGCATATAACAAAAAATACGGATAACCTACTTACTTTATTTATTCAGCTTTTTTGTAATAATTTGTCAATAGAAGACATGCAGGAACGTGCTATAGAAGATGTATACGGAATGATTTATTCTCAATGGGAATTAATGTTTCACCGTCGACCGAAAGAAACAAAGATTCGTGTATTTAATCCTAATTATGAGAATGACGGTTGGCAATCTACTCATACAATTATTCAAGTTGTAACTAACGATATGCCTTTTATAGTTGATTCTATTCGTATGGAAATTAATCGATTAGGTCTTACTACCCATTTAATGGTCCATATGGGAGGCGTTAAAATTTCCAGAAATAAAAAGTATCAGGTTAATAATATTTTTGCTTATCATATTGAATCTTATAAAGAAAATACCTTAGAAGCACCAATCTATATGGAAATAGATCGACAAACAGACCTTAAAGTACTAATGGATATTCAACGAAATATTCGTCGAGTCTTAAGAGATGTGCGAATGGCTGTTGAAGATTGGGAACTGATGCAACAGCGAGTAAGAGAGTCTGTTTTAACTTTAGATCCAATGGTAATGATGCAACAACCAGAGGAAATTATGGAAACTAAAGAATTCTTAACTTGGTTGATTAATAATCATTTTATTTTCTTGGGTTTTCGTGATTATGAAATGGTTGGTGAAGGGAAAGAACGAGCTTTACAATTAGTTTCCGGCTCTGGATTGGGTGTATTACGTGATTATGCTCATAGTAAAATGCTGCGACAATATTCTAACTTACCAAAAGCGGCTCGTAATATGGCTTTATCCACGAATCGTATATTAATACTGTCAAAAACAAATACTATGTCAACTGTTCATCGACCTATTTATACGGATTATATCGGAATAAAACGCTTTAATACAGCCGGGGAATTAATTGGCGAACGCCGATTCATTGGTCTTTATACCTCAAATGTTTATAAGTCAGATCCGAGAGCGATACCAGTGATTCGCCTTAAAGTAGATGCTGTTTTAAAACGCTCTCGATTACCTATTAAAAGCTATAGCGGAAAAGATTTATTACATATATTAGCTACTTTACCACGTGATGATTTATTTCATGCAACTGTTGACGAATTGTTTTCGTGGGCAATAGGGATATTACATCTGCAAGAACGTCGTCGCGTTCGTCTGTTTATACGAAAGGATTCTTATGGTCGTTTTATGTCTTGTTTAGTTTACGTACCACGTGATAATTTTACTACGGATTTAGTGATGCGAATGCAGAATATTTTAGTAAAAGCATTTCACGGTCTAGACGTTACGTTTACTACCTATTTTTCCGAATCAATATTGGCTCGCGTCCATTTTGTAATTCGAATTAATCCACGACGTTCGCTCAAATATGACATTAAGACACTAGAAGAAAAATTAGTTGCTATTGGTGTTTCTTGGGAAGATGAGTTTTATAAATATGCTTTAGAGTATTTTGGCGAAGAACGCGGAAACAATATTTTTTTCCGATATCGTCATGCTTTTCCATTTAGTTATCGAGAACAATTTAAAGCTCAACAAGCGGTATTTGATGTATTGTGTATTGAAAAACTATCAAAATTGCATCAGTTAGAAATGAGTTTTTATCAGCCATGTGGAGCAACTAAAGACGTCATTCGATTTAAGTTGTTTCACTTAGATTTTACTGTGCCTTTATCAGATGCTCTACCTATGTTGGAAAATATGGGATTACGTGTTGTAGGAGAACAACCGTATGAACTAACTTTTTCGAATGAACGTAAAGTGTGGATTAATGATTTTCTTATGACTTATGCTAAAGAGCCCAAATTTGATATTGCAACTGTTAAAATTATTTTTCAAGAAGCCTACGAAAAAATTTGGTCAGGAATAGCTGAGAATGACAGTCTCAATCGATTGGTGTTGGCAGCTCAATTAACCTGGAGGGAAATTTCGGTTTTTCGTGCTTACATGAAATATTTTCGACAAATAGCTTTCACTTTTAGTGAAGGATACATAGCAGATACTTTGGTTGAAAACTCGCGAGTTGTTCGACTTCTTATTGAACTATTTAAATGTTATTTTAATCCTGAACAAACATGTAAGCTTAAGGAAAGGCAAGAAAATATAGAAAATATTGAAAAAAATATTCAGAAAGAATTAGATTCTGTAGCTGTGCTTGATGAAGATAGAATTTTAAGGCGATACCTTGATTTAATTCACGCTACTTTACGTACTAATTATTTTCAAATGGAAAAAAATGGTAATCCAAAACCTTATCTTTCTTTTAAATTAAGTTCTTCTAAGATTTCAGATATACCTTTACCACTGCCAAAATACGAGATATTTGTATACTCACCTCGGTTTGAAGGCGTACATCTGCGTGCTGCTAAAGTGACGAGGGGAGGAATTCGATGGTCAGATCGAAGAGAAGACTATAGAACAGAAATACTAGGTTTAATGAAGGCTCAGCAAGTTAAAAATTCTATTATTGTGCCAGCAGGAGCGAAGGGAGGATTTTATCCAAAATGCTTACCGGAAGAAGGTAGAGAAGAAATTATACAAGAAGCAATTTTCTGTTATCGAAATTTTATTCGCGGTCTTTTAGATTTAACAGATAACTTAAAGGACGGAGTAATCATTCCGCCCAACAAAGTAGTTTCTTATGACGGCCCAGATCCTTATCTTGTAGTTGCTGCTGATAAAGGTACGGCAACATTTTCAGATATTGCTAATAGCATAGCAATTGAAAAAGGATATTGGATGGGAGACGCTTTCGCATCGGGAGGATCAACTGGTTATGACCATAAAAAAATGGGTATTACCGCAAAAGGTGCTTGGGTTGCGGCAAAACGGCATTTCCAGGATCTAGGGATAAATTTAGATGAATCCGAAGTAACTGTAGTAGGAATTGGAGATATGAGTGGAGATGTTTTTGGTAATGGAATGTTATTATCAAAATACATTAAATTAGTTGCAGCTTTTGATCATCGAAATATTTTTTTAGATCCAAATCCTCATATGAGGTCTAGTTATCAAGAAAGATTACGACTTTTCCATTTACCGCGCTCTAGTTGGGACGACTACGATCGAGATTTATTAGTAAAAACAGGTGGAGGAGTGTATTCTAGAGCAGCTAAAGCAATTAAATTATCAAAAGAAATACGCATTCTCTTAAATATAGAAAAAGAAATAGTAGTGCCTAATGAGTTAATTCGTTTTATTTTACAAGCTCCAGTAGATATGATCTGGAATGGGGGTATTGGTACCTATATCAAATCAAGTTGTGAAAAAAATAGTGACGTTGGTGATCGAAGTAATGACAATTTGCGTGTAAATGCGAGGAGTGTGCGTGCACAAGTTATATGTGAAGGTGGAAATTTAGGAGTGACTCAATTGGGTCGTATCGAATTTGAATCAATAGGAGGAAAAATTAATACTGATTTCATCGATAATTCCGCTGGTGTAGATTGTTCCGATCATGAGGTAAATATTAAAATCTTATTGAATCAGATAGTAGCTAGTAAAAGTATGACAGAAAGGCAACGCAATCAGTTATTAGCTAGTATGACAGATGAAGTAGCGCAATTAGTTTTACAAAACAATTATTTTCAAAATAAAGCTATTAGTTTAGCGTCTTATTTAACAATACAAGATTTAAATTTAAACATACGTTTTCTTAATACTCTTGAACAGGAAGGAAAAATTAATCGAGCATTAGAATTTCTTCCAGATGATCATGAATTACTTGAACGTCGGGTATCAGGTATGGGACTAACTCGGCCAGAATTAAGTATTCTTTTCGCATATAGTAAGAATATTCTAAAAGCAAAAATTAAGAAAACTGAATTAGTAAAAGATCCTTATTTATCACAGTATGTAAGTTATGCGTTCCCTAGACCAATACGGTGTCAATTCTCTAATCAAATGCAAAACCATTATCTTTCTAAAGAAATTATTGCTACACAACTTAGTAATCAACTTGTTTCAATAATGGGAATTACCTTCATTTATCAAATGCAAGATGAAATGAGTGTTTCCGTTTCTTTGATTACACGTGCTTTTGTAACGGCTTTAAAAATATTTAAGATAGAAGGTTTATTAAAAGAAATTGATGCTTTAGATTACAAAGTGAATTCTACCGTTCAATATCAAATTAACGTAGATGTTATCCGTCTAATTCGTCGTGCAACACGTTGGTTATTGCGTCATCGTAGGGACGCTTTTAATGTTTCTTCTACTATTTTGCATTTTCAAGATCATATTACAGCAATATACATGCGTTTGCCTAAATTATTACTAGGAGCTGATAAGCTAACAATGGATGAACAAAAAAACGTTTTAATCAGTCAAAATGTACCACCAGCATTAGCGCTACGCATAGCAGGTATAACTCCGCTCTTTCATGCGTTAAATATTGTAGAAGCAGCAACTACTTACCATGAGGAAATTTTTCGTGTAGCAAAAATTTACTTTATGCTAGTAGACCGTTTAGATTTATGTTGGTTCCGCAATAGGATAAATTCTTATCCGGTTGATAATCGATGGTCAGCTTTAGCAAGATCTGGATATAAAGGTGATTTAGACTGGATTCAACAAGAACTTACAGTTCGTGTTTTACTAGATACAAACTCGCGCAGTATTCCGGGAAAGATCAAAGAATGGCTTGCAAGGCACGATGATATAACTCAACGGTGGCAAGCAATTTTAGCAGCTATGCACAACACGGATGAGAAAGACTTTGCTATTCTATTCGTAGCTATTCGCGAGCTTTTTCATTTGGCGGCAAATGCCAAAAAGTAG
- a CDS encoding malate dehydrogenase — MKQHIRVAITGAAGQISYALLFRLASGQVFGLDTTLDLRLLEIAPAFFVLKGIVMELEDCAFPLLRNIVITLDPKIAFNNVNWAFLIGSSPRRKNMERKDLLEKNGEIFAIHGKALNENAANDIRTLVVGNPCNTNCLVAMHHAPDVPNDRFYAMTRLDQNRAVYQLALKAQTEITAIKNMIIWGNHSSTQFPDFYHSLINDKCAMDVINDEKWFIEEFIPIVQKRGFAVIETRGSSSSASAANAIIDSVWNLTHPTSINDSNYSIALCSKGEYAVDAGLIFSFPCYTENSRVIKIVKDIKHNAFGQKKLKETVNELRRERDAVKALKLI; from the coding sequence ATGAAACAGCATATCAGAGTCGCAATAACTGGTGCTGCCGGACAAATCAGCTATGCTTTATTATTTCGTTTAGCTTCAGGGCAAGTTTTCGGTCTAGATACTACTCTTGATCTACGTTTACTTGAAATTGCACCAGCATTTTTTGTTCTTAAAGGAATCGTCATGGAATTGGAAGACTGTGCTTTTCCTTTATTACGTAATATCGTAATAACTTTAGACCCAAAAATCGCTTTTAACAATGTTAATTGGGCGTTTTTAATAGGTTCATCGCCCAGAAGAAAAAACATGGAGCGTAAAGATTTACTAGAAAAAAACGGTGAAATTTTCGCTATACACGGAAAAGCTCTTAACGAGAATGCAGCAAATGATATCCGCACTCTTGTTGTAGGAAACCCTTGTAACACTAATTGTTTAGTTGCTATGCATCATGCCCCTGATGTTCCTAACGATCGTTTTTATGCCATGACTAGGCTTGATCAAAATCGCGCCGTGTATCAATTAGCGCTTAAAGCTCAAACCGAGATAACGGCAATAAAGAACATGATTATCTGGGGTAATCATTCTTCTACTCAATTTCCAGATTTTTATCATTCCCTAATTAATGATAAATGCGCTATGGATGTAATTAATGATGAAAAATGGTTTATTGAAGAATTCATTCCTATAGTTCAAAAACGTGGTTTCGCTGTTATTGAAACTCGAGGTTCTTCTTCATCTGCCTCAGCAGCCAATGCCATAATTGATAGTGTATGGAATTTAACGCACCCTACTTCTATTAATGACAGTAACTATTCTATTGCTTTATGCTCGAAAGGAGAATATGCAGTAGACGCAGGATTGATTTTTTCGTTTCCTTGTTATACGGAAAACAGCAGAGTTATTAAAATTGTTAAAGACATTAAGCATAATGCATTCGGTCAAAAAAAATTAAAAGAAACCGTAAACGAACTTCGAAGAGAACGTGATGCTGTGAAAGCGTTAAAATTGATTTAG
- the orn gene encoding oligoribonuclease: MMFHENNFVWLDLEMTGLNPDENRILEIATIVTNNDLDYIAEGPVFAIHQSNEWLEKMDHWNISHHTASGLIERVKKSKVTDSQAEIETLNFLKKYVPPKKSPLCGNSVCQDRRFLYRYMPSLSEFFHYRHLDVTTIRIFVQRWFSQITVNAENKSSKHTASQDVRDSIAELRYYRKHLLRI, translated from the coding sequence ATGATGTTTCATGAAAACAATTTTGTTTGGCTTGATCTAGAAATGACAGGATTAAACCCAGACGAAAATCGAATTCTTGAAATTGCAACCATAGTAACCAATAATGACCTTGACTATATTGCAGAAGGACCTGTTTTTGCTATTCATCAGTCTAATGAGTGGCTAGAAAAAATGGATCATTGGAATATCTCTCATCATACCGCTTCTGGTTTGATTGAACGAGTTAAAAAAAGTAAAGTTACCGATAGTCAAGCTGAAATAGAAACATTGAATTTTCTTAAAAAATATGTTCCTCCTAAAAAATCACCATTATGTGGTAATTCTGTTTGTCAAGATAGAAGATTTTTATATCGTTATATGCCTAGTCTGAGCGAATTCTTTCATTATCGACATTTAGATGTAACAACTATAAGAATTTTTGTTCAGCGTTGGTTTTCTCAGATAACAGTAAATGCTGAAAACAAATCATCAAAGCACACGGCTTCTCAAGATGTACGAGATTCTATTGCAGAACTACGTTACTATCGAAAGCATCTTTTGAGAATATAA
- the nudE gene encoding ADP compounds hydrolase NudE, protein MNKKPVILDKAVIAKSKLFEIEELHLRFSNGKECRFERICGRGHGAVMIIPLLDNKTILLVREYSTGLNEYVLGFPKGSIKRGEKVLLTANRELKEEVGYGSHNMSILTCFSTSPSYLDSVMYVVLATDLYSESIRGDEPEPLEVVPWKLSQKNELLSHPEFHEARSIAALFFLERHQYSS, encoded by the coding sequence ATGAATAAAAAACCAGTTATTCTCGATAAGGCCGTTATTGCCAAGAGCAAGTTATTTGAAATAGAAGAATTGCATTTACGTTTTTCCAATGGGAAAGAATGTCGTTTTGAGCGTATTTGTGGGCGTGGACATGGCGCTGTAATGATTATTCCTTTGTTAGACAATAAAACGATTTTGCTAGTACGAGAATACAGTACAGGTTTAAATGAGTATGTATTAGGTTTCCCTAAGGGAAGTATTAAAAGAGGAGAAAAGGTTTTATTGACGGCTAATCGTGAATTAAAAGAAGAAGTGGGATATGGTTCACACAACATGTCAATTCTTACTTGTTTTAGTACTTCCCCTAGTTACTTAGATTCTGTAATGTATGTTGTCCTAGCAACGGATCTGTACTCGGAATCTATCCGTGGTGACGAACCGGAACCTTTAGAAGTTGTTCCTTGGAAACTCTCACAAAAAAATGAATTGCTTTCCCATCCTGAATTTCATGAAGCACGCAGCATAGCTGCTCTGTTTTTTCTAGAACGTCATCAATATTCATCGTAA
- the plsY gene encoding glycerol-3-phosphate 1-O-acyltransferase PlsY, with protein MIKGFFVSFIMAYCVGSFSCAVIFSKLAHLPDPRTVGSGNPGTTNALRTSGKKLAFLVLLGDSLKGLFAVVISHFFLGVCGIYLSFIALAAVIGHIFPLYFEFKGGKGIATMFGAFLGLSFSVSLCLIITWLIVAVFCRFSSVAALITAVAAPIYMVTIGSHSDYFFPVFLISILIIWKHLENIKNLQKGVEKKIQF; from the coding sequence ATGATAAAGGGATTTTTTGTCAGTTTTATAATGGCTTATTGTGTTGGTTCATTTTCCTGTGCGGTCATTTTTTCAAAACTAGCGCATCTTCCTGATCCAAGAACAGTTGGATCAGGAAATCCTGGTACTACTAATGCGTTACGTACATCTGGGAAGAAATTAGCATTTCTTGTGTTATTAGGTGATAGCTTAAAAGGGCTATTTGCCGTTGTCATTTCTCATTTTTTTTTAGGTGTATGCGGTATATATCTATCTTTTATAGCACTAGCGGCTGTTATTGGACATATTTTTCCCTTATATTTTGAATTTAAAGGAGGAAAAGGTATTGCCACAATGTTCGGTGCTTTTTTAGGTTTATCTTTTTCAGTCAGTTTATGCCTTATAATAACTTGGCTCATTGTGGCGGTTTTTTGCCGCTTCTCTTCTGTAGCTGCATTGATTACTGCTGTTGCAGCACCTATATACATGGTCACTATTGGCTCTCATTCTGATTATTTTTTTCCGGTTTTTCTAATTTCGATACTTATAATTTGGAAACATCTAGAAAATATTAAGAATTTACAAAAGGGTGTTGAAAAAAAGATACAATTTTAA
- the tsaD gene encoding tRNA (adenosine(37)-N6)-threonylcarbamoyltransferase complex transferase subunit TsaD codes for MKRTAIRYVLGIETSCDESAVALFDGNKGLLANHLCSQVPLHAPYGGVVPELASRNHIRNTLPLIKKTLKDTKLVASDLHGIAYTRGPGLVGALMVGASIAKSLAYSLRLPVIGVHHMEAHLMAVQLEKKTPKYPFTALLVSGGHTMLVWAKCPGRYKILGESIDDAVGEAFDKTARLLSLPYPGGPAIAQLAKEGDQNRFYFPRPMINQSHLNFSFSGLKTYALNCFKKYGHDKQTCADIAYAFEEAVVDILACKCLRAIKKTYSNALVLVGGVAANKKLRERLDSSINKLGRRVYYPRQEFCTDNGAMVAYTGWLRLNAGMHDDTTSIQVKSRWPINELSEIFFT; via the coding sequence ATGAAACGTACGGCGATTCGATACGTTCTCGGTATAGAGACGTCATGCGATGAATCAGCAGTAGCTCTTTTTGATGGAAATAAAGGACTTCTTGCAAATCATCTCTGTAGTCAGGTACCATTACATGCTCCATACGGAGGAGTAGTGCCGGAACTCGCATCTCGTAATCATATTAGAAATACTTTACCTCTAATTAAAAAAACATTAAAGGACACTAAGTTGGTAGCGAGTGATCTTCATGGTATTGCTTATACTAGGGGTCCTGGTTTAGTTGGCGCGTTAATGGTAGGGGCTTCTATTGCAAAAAGCCTGGCTTATTCTTTAAGATTACCAGTTATTGGTGTTCATCATATGGAAGCGCATTTAATGGCGGTGCAATTGGAAAAGAAAACTCCCAAATATCCTTTTACTGCACTATTAGTTTCAGGAGGACATACAATGTTGGTTTGGGCCAAGTGTCCTGGTCGATATAAAATTTTAGGTGAAAGTATTGATGATGCAGTGGGTGAAGCGTTTGATAAAACTGCGAGATTACTAAGCTTGCCTTACCCAGGAGGGCCTGCTATAGCACAATTAGCTAAAGAAGGTGACCAAAACCGATTTTATTTTCCAAGACCAATGATTAATCAATCGCATCTTAATTTTAGCTTTAGTGGTTTAAAGACTTATGCACTTAACTGTTTTAAAAAATATGGGCACGATAAACAAACGTGTGCTGACATTGCTTATGCTTTTGAAGAAGCAGTTGTTGATATTTTAGCGTGTAAATGCCTACGTGCTATCAAAAAAACTTACTCTAATGCTCTCGTTTTAGTGGGAGGTGTTGCAGCCAACAAAAAATTACGTGAACGTCTAGATAGTTCTATAAATAAATTAGGTAGGAGAGTTTATTATCCTCGTCAAGAATTTTGTACTGATAATGGCGCTATGGTAGCTTATACTGGATGGCTAAGACTCAATGCTGGGATGCATGACGATACAACAAGTATTCAAGTTAAATCTCGCTGGCCAATAAACGAACTTAGTGAAATTTTTTTTACTTAA
- a CDS encoding DUF2797 domain-containing protein, translating to MRKLTSILKIPIEYYFIHPKYGNILLNNWLGKSVTLHYTGLIYCIQCGRETNRSFQQGFCFPCLRRLKECNFCIIHPERCRIETGGCTVDDWAHAHCHSSHVVYLANSSGLKIGVTQKTQLPTRWIDQGAVQAIPVFQTNNRYQAGMIEVSLKTFITDRTNWRRMLRNDVKKVDLISERSSLLKETDYVLSKVIRQFKTSDIHKLKKTIVTWLDYPVLQYPNKIRMLSFEKTPVITGSLLGIKGQYFILDTGVVNIRKYCGYNVECTIL from the coding sequence TTGAGAAAATTAACAAGTATTCTTAAGATTCCTATTGAATATTATTTCATACATCCAAAATATGGAAATATTTTATTAAATAACTGGTTAGGTAAATCCGTTACGCTCCATTATACGGGGCTAATTTATTGTATACAATGCGGACGAGAAACTAACAGAAGCTTTCAACAAGGATTTTGCTTTCCTTGCCTAAGACGATTAAAAGAGTGCAATTTTTGTATTATCCATCCAGAACGTTGTCGGATAGAAACAGGAGGGTGTACTGTTGACGATTGGGCACACGCTCATTGTCATAGCAGTCATGTAGTTTATTTAGCTAATTCTTCAGGTCTAAAAATTGGAGTTACTCAGAAAACACAATTACCAACTCGTTGGATTGATCAAGGTGCTGTGCAAGCAATACCTGTTTTTCAAACGAACAATCGATACCAAGCAGGAATGATAGAAGTTAGTTTAAAAACTTTTATTACCGACCGTACTAATTGGCGACGGATGTTAAGAAATGATGTTAAAAAAGTAGATCTAATATCTGAAAGAAGTTCTTTATTAAAAGAAACTGATTATGTTCTCTCTAAAGTAATTCGCCAATTTAAAACGAGCGATATTCATAAACTTAAAAAAACTATAGTCACTTGGTTGGATTATCCTGTGCTGCAATATCCTAATAAGATACGAATGCTTTCGTTTGAGAAAACGCCTGTCATTACAGGGTCTCTTTTAGGGATAAAAGGGCAATATTTTATTTTGGATACAGGAGTTGTGAATATACGAAAATATTGTGGCTATAATGTTGAATGTACGATTCTATAA